A single genomic interval of Parvularcula marina harbors:
- a CDS encoding glutathione S-transferase family protein translates to MITLHHLENSRSMRILWLLEELGVEYQLITSLRDPKTMLGPEEQTRVHPSGGWPVIEDGGVTLAESGAITEYLLAKVGDEKWRPGPDSPHYTDYLYWLHFAESTLQPFSFMSLVFSRMPQSAPGLIRPILNKASKAVHQNFILPRSERYLGLADAHLAENEFFAGDHPTGADVMMIFTLETSLSRFPNAKRYGHVLRYVRAIQARPAYQKALAVGGRYDYAPI, encoded by the coding sequence ATGATCACGCTTCATCACCTTGAGAATTCCCGTTCCATGCGCATCCTCTGGCTCCTTGAGGAGCTCGGGGTGGAGTATCAGCTTATCACCTCGCTGCGCGATCCGAAGACCATGCTGGGGCCTGAGGAGCAGACGCGGGTGCATCCCTCCGGCGGCTGGCCGGTGATCGAGGATGGCGGGGTGACGCTGGCCGAGAGCGGGGCGATCACCGAATATCTGCTTGCGAAAGTGGGGGACGAGAAATGGCGTCCTGGGCCGGACAGCCCGCATTATACGGACTATCTTTACTGGCTGCATTTTGCCGAATCGACGCTGCAGCCTTTCTCCTTCATGTCGCTGGTCTTCTCGCGCATGCCGCAATCAGCGCCGGGGCTGATCCGGCCGATCCTGAACAAGGCGTCGAAGGCCGTGCACCAGAACTTCATTCTGCCGCGGTCGGAGCGTTATCTGGGGCTGGCGGATGCGCATCTGGCCGAGAATGAGTTCTTTGCAGGTGATCATCCGACGGGCGCCGATGTCATGATGATCTTCACGCTGGAAACGTCGCTGTCGCGCTTCCCGAACGCCAAGCGTTATGGCCATGTCCTGCGCTATGTCCGGGCGATACAGGCGCGGCCTGCCTATCAGAAGGCGCTGGCGGTTGGCGGCCGCTATGATTACGCGCCGATCTGA
- a CDS encoding chloride channel protein has product MTSAPLERIRLWLRHSAERAESVSNMKVWLLAAAVGVLVSYGVILFTIAVEALTTWAYGEGTSLLAQGARGLEPWRAFLVPVVGGLIVGAILWLAQRFHILPDIRCQGVAEVIEARASPPGHVSLAGGAANTIAAGVALGFGASAGREGPLVLMGGSMATFLARRFKLSAKDARTLLGCAAAAAVSAAFNAPIAGVLFALEVVLSNYALSIFGPVTLSSVVSLLIAQSQLGDVHRFDIPAYASAAPYDIPLGAVLGLICGAVAWSFLQTAAKGRKMSRQLIAKRRVPAFLLPVIAGVGMGVIGIFLPEVLGFGYEATSQALNGNYSLSLLTILLVAKLFATVLCLSCRFGTGVFSGGIYLGAISGAAFGIALSFIFPDSAVANPTFFAMIGMGAVSGAIIGAPISTTLIVFEITGDYQMTAALMIAVGIASVMVQVFFGSSWFHYQLNQRGYDLSHGPQGVILNTIRVRDVMRAMPPDAAPLEEDAPRLLANQTLGEALAQMTDLGLDGMPVVADKDDARIVGTLTQIRALRTYNSALVESHIEHHR; this is encoded by the coding sequence ATGACATCAGCGCCACTCGAACGGATCAGGCTTTGGCTACGCCATTCGGCGGAGCGGGCAGAATCCGTCTCCAACATGAAGGTCTGGCTGCTGGCCGCCGCTGTCGGTGTGCTGGTGTCTTATGGTGTCATCCTTTTCACGATCGCCGTCGAAGCGCTGACAACCTGGGCCTATGGCGAAGGAACGAGCCTACTGGCGCAGGGCGCGCGAGGGCTTGAGCCATGGCGGGCCTTCCTTGTGCCGGTCGTCGGGGGACTGATCGTTGGCGCGATCTTGTGGCTAGCCCAGCGGTTCCATATCCTCCCCGATATCCGCTGTCAGGGTGTTGCCGAAGTTATCGAAGCCCGCGCGAGCCCGCCGGGGCATGTGAGCCTTGCCGGCGGTGCGGCGAACACGATTGCGGCAGGCGTTGCTCTGGGTTTTGGCGCCAGTGCCGGGCGCGAGGGGCCGCTCGTCCTGATGGGTGGCTCGATGGCAACCTTCCTTGCCCGGAGGTTCAAGCTATCGGCAAAAGATGCCCGTACCCTGCTCGGCTGCGCTGCCGCAGCAGCAGTCTCGGCTGCCTTTAACGCACCAATCGCAGGCGTCCTATTCGCGCTAGAAGTCGTTCTGTCGAATTACGCGCTCTCGATCTTCGGCCCCGTCACCCTGTCGAGTGTCGTCTCCCTACTGATCGCTCAATCGCAGCTAGGCGATGTCCACCGCTTCGACATCCCCGCCTATGCGAGTGCCGCGCCCTATGACATTCCGCTCGGCGCTGTCCTCGGCCTGATCTGCGGAGCTGTCGCCTGGTCCTTCCTTCAGACGGCGGCCAAGGGCCGGAAAATGTCCCGCCAGTTGATCGCCAAGCGGCGGGTACCGGCCTTCCTCCTCCCCGTCATCGCAGGCGTCGGGATGGGCGTCATCGGTATTTTCCTGCCCGAAGTGTTGGGCTTCGGCTATGAAGCCACATCTCAGGCGCTCAACGGAAATTATTCGCTCTCCCTGCTGACGATCCTTCTCGTCGCCAAGCTATTCGCCACCGTCCTCTGCCTCTCCTGCAGGTTCGGCACGGGGGTCTTCTCCGGCGGCATTTATCTTGGTGCGATTTCCGGGGCTGCCTTCGGCATCGCCCTTTCCTTCATCTTCCCGGACTCCGCCGTCGCCAATCCGACCTTTTTTGCAATGATTGGCATGGGCGCCGTCTCTGGCGCGATCATCGGTGCACCTATCTCAACAACGCTGATCGTTTTTGAGATCACCGGTGACTATCAGATGACCGCCGCTCTGATGATTGCCGTCGGCATCGCCAGCGTCATGGTGCAGGTCTTCTTTGGGTCCTCCTGGTTCCACTACCAGCTGAACCAACGCGGCTATGATCTCTCCCACGGACCTCAAGGGGTGATCCTCAATACGATCCGTGTGCGCGATGTCATGCGGGCAATGCCCCCAGATGCCGCGCCGCTGGAAGAAGATGCACCTCGGCTGCTCGCCAACCAGACATTGGGTGAGGCACTGGCCCAGATGACTGATCTGGGGCTCGACGGCATGCCGGTCGTCGCGGACAAGGATGATGCAAGGATTGTCGGGACGCTGACACAGATCCGGGCGCTGCGGACCTATAACTCGGCCCTTGTTGAGAGCCATATCGAACATCACAGATAG